A DNA window from Cutaneotrichosporon cavernicola HIS019 DNA, chromosome: 2 contains the following coding sequences:
- a CDS encoding uncharacterized protein (integral to membrane protein), whose translation MVLDTLEKASLRVAHRARAALPPTLVHLYDTNFGLTLIALAQFFFASMSISVKWLMETTNMSTLTLIFVRMGITGTCCWVTLLLQRDPHPFLGPPGIRKLLLLRGFAGFSGLLCAYQALRGLRVSDAVTIGFLTPSVTALFGWAVLGESFSFREAVSGLVSLFGVVLISRPPFLFAYNHDNAPSIEPEAAGPARVRLGANVMGDEDSAARMIGATWAVVGVSFSATAYLTIRHIGTRASALHSISYFSMVCTIATGFAMLVFPQNLEWPKDVYGFCLVFLIGVFGFCAQALLTYGLQNEKAGRAGLAMYLQIFFAVILELLLFQTIPSFMSFLGTVIILSSAAWVAMSSLKSKPPPAVSDPESRPISRTPSPIPEGTRTIRGEHYDYASVPTDERHERRDRRFSNTTSLSTSSEAFVTRRLSQSPLPRTELLPRHSTGH comes from the exons ATGGTGCTGGACACGCTCGAGAAAGCCTCGCTCCGGGTCGCgcaccgcgcgcgcgcagcccTCCCCCCAACGCTTGTCCACCTCTACGACACCAACTTTGGGCTGACCCtcatcgcgctcgctcaGTTCTTCTTCGCGAGCATGAGCATTAGCGTAAAGTGGTTGATGGAGACGACGAATATGAGcacgctcacgctcatCTTTGTGCGGATGGGTATTACGGGCACATGTTGCTGGGTCACACTACTGTTGCAGAGAGACCCCCACCCTTTCCTTGGTCCACCTGGGATTAGGAAATTACTGCTACTGCGCGGCTTTGCGGGCTTCTCGGGGTTGCTGTGCGCGTACCAGGCTCTGAGGGGGTTGAGGGTTAGCGACGCCGTCACGATCGGATTCCTCACGCCCAGCGTGACTGCTCTCTTTGGTTGGGCTGTCCTGGGAGAGAGCTTTAGCTTTCGCGAGGCCGTGTCTGGTCTCGTCTCGCTcttcggcgtcgtcctcatctcccGACCACCTTTCTTGTTCGCGTACAACCACGACAATGCACCTTCCATCGAACCTGAGGCGGCAGGGCccgcgcgcgtgcgcctTGGAGCCAATGTGATGGGCGACGAAGACAGCGCCGCCCGCATGATCGGCGCGACGTGGGCTGTGGTCGGCGTGTCCTTCTCCGCCACGGCTTACCTCACCATTCGTCACATCGGGACGCGCGCAAGTGCACTTCATTCCATCTCTTATTTTTCGATGGTGTGCACAATCGCTACAGGATT TGCGATGCTCGTGTTCCCGCAAAACCTCGAGTGGCCAAAGGACGTTTATGGCTTCTGCCTCGTCTTCCTGATCGGCGTGTTCGGCTTCTGCGCACAGGCCCTCCTCACTTACGGCCTCCAGAACGAAAAGGCCGGTCGGGCCGGACTGGCAATGTACCTCCAGATCTTCTTCGCCGTCATCCTTGAGCTACTCCTGTTCCAGACGATACCGTCCTTCATGTCGTTCCTCGGCACGGtcatcatcctctcctcAGCAGCCTGGGTCGCT ATGTCGTCGCTCAAGAGCAagccgccgccagcggTGTCGGATCCAGAGTCGCGGCCTATCTCGCGCACCCCCTCGCCAATCCCAGAGGGGACCCGTACCATTCGTGGAGAGCATTACGACTATGCGTCCGTGCCCACTGACGAGCGACACGAGCGGCGGGATCGGCGCTTCTCAAACACGACGTCGCTCTCGACATCATCAGAAGCGTTTGTCACCAGACGCTTGTCACAATCGCCCCTTCCGCGGACCGAGTTGTTGCCCCGCCATTCAACGGGGCATTGA
- a CDS encoding uncharacterized protein (high mobility group) yields the protein MDDNGFDDWDNLPDLLRQAPRRDNQPSRPMNAFFVYMRFRRALFANANPTFITGDLSKLLGAEWTALNASRKAPWQALQRRLMAAFKRKYPNYQYERKSSGKKQKNKSGDRKARSGKKSPGTARYVAKSMSPRNLAYQLPNGNNHLVAPQIIQPHQHHQHQLQQHQLQQHQLQQQQHQFYQHQQQQHQFHQHQQHQQHQQHQQHQQHQEQHQQHQHQHQHQHQQQLYHHEPFQYGTYPAVTEAAGSQSVDAQQASFFSPEQPLPAQAATWQELQPTQQPVPTQLPQAPQQPHPPHHPIPAPALSYPAIEGHPWEHMNN from the exons ATGGACGACAATGGATTCGACGACTGGGACAACCTTCCAGACTTGCTCCGCCAGGCACCCAGGCGTGACAATCAGCCTTCCCGGCCTATGAACG CCTTCTTCGTGTACATGAGATTCCGCCGCGCGTTGTTTGCCAATGCGAACCCCACCTTTATCACCGGCGACCTTTCAAAGCTTCTTGGAGCAGAGTGGACCGCGCTGAATGCCAGTCGTAAGGCTCCCTGGCAAGCTCTCCAGCGGCGCCTTATGGCGGCGTTCAAGCGCAAGTACCCAAACTACCAGTACGAACGTAAGAGCAGCGGCAAGAAGCAGAAGAACAAGTCCGGCGATCGCAAGGCTCGTTCCGGCAAGAAGTCCCCTGGCACGGCTCGCTATGTCGCCAAGTCTATGTCCCCTCGTAACCTGGCGTACCAGCTCCCCAATGGCAACAACCACCTTGTCGCGCCCCAAATCATCCAACCACACCAgcaccaccagcaccagctccagcagcaccagctccagcagcaccaactccagcagcagcagcaccaGTTTtaccagcaccagcagcagcagcaccagtttcaccagcaccagcagcaccagcagcaccagcagcaccagcagcaccagcagcaccaggagcagcaccagcagcaccagcaccagcatcagcaccagcaccagcagcagctgTACCACCATGAGCCCTTCCAGTACGGGACCTACCCAGCTGTTACCGAGGCCGCGGGTTCCCAGTCGGTCGACGCCCAGCAGGCTTCGTTCTTCTCCCCTGAGCAGCCGCTCCCCGCGCAGGCGGCGACGTGGCAGGAACTTCAGCCAACCCAGCAGCCTGTCCCCACTCAACTGCCCCAGGCCCCTCAGcagcctcaccctcctcatcaccccATCCCCGCGCCTGCGCTGTCGTACCCCGCCATCGAAGGGCACCCGTGGGAACACATGAACAACTAG